A stretch of the Lolium perenne isolate Kyuss_39 chromosome 3, Kyuss_2.0, whole genome shotgun sequence genome encodes the following:
- the LOC127342287 gene encoding F-box/FBD/LRR-repeat protein At1g13570, with protein sequence MINHTVCKITSSNHISGKPIFKKATPNVKLEDLPQDLLCTILSKLPAKEVSRATVLSSNWRYICAICCYKLCFAGATGCCRDTFERKEYLQYMQKFIDNVNTVVQKCHGKLLEEFHVRFEFDAMLVDPLNKWVNFAVLSRTKSIAVNLRPINKRRTDVDRYAFPFHLLDNGSNMSHLQCIQLSFVSLRPPSEFRGFPILRKLDLEFVDIAIKDLQVILSNCYNLGWLSLVRCFLNGELKLDRPLSHLRHLTVVYCRVTRIEFHVTKLVTFVYDGPIVPIFINQDSKLENAYICFDKTNFQDGASSLLNGIPSVQNLTLKIFDQRLEKESLLNSPGKLSRLRCLQLVMGLGVQNIDKLSRVVSILRAAPLIEKLEINFFPTTHICFADKDALGKQHLQLCEYNYLKNMHMTAYKGTTGQLEFLLHVVENAPALEELIVDTALRDYEEQYAGLYCRKKACAERAVQHARSCLGGKLSAKVKLCVM encoded by the exons ATGATCAACCATACAGTGTGCAAAATAACTTCCTCAAATCATATCAGTGGGAAACCAATCTTTAAGAAAGCGACGCCAAACGTTAAACTGGAAGACCTTCCACAG GATCTGCTGTGCACCATATTATCAAAGTTGCCTGCGAAAGAGGTTTCAAGAGCTACTGTTTTATCAAGCAATTGGAGATATATCTGTGCTATTTGCTGCTACAAATTATGTTTCGCTGGTGCTACCGGGTGTTGCCGTGATACTTTTGAAAGAAAAGAATACCTCCAGTACATGCAGAAGTTCATCGATAATGTCAATACAGTCGTGCAAAAGTGCCATGGCAAGTTGCTTGAAGAATTCCATGTCAGATTCGAGTTTGATGCAATGCTGGTTGATCCTCTAAATAAATGGGTTAATTTTGCGGTATTATCACGGACAAAGAGCATAGCTGTCAATTTACGACCTATTAACAAGAGACGTACAGATGTTGATCGCTACGCATTTCCTTTTCACCTTTTGGATAATGGAAGCAACATGTCTCATCTGCAGTGTATACAGCTTAGCTTTGTATCTTTGAGACCACCATCTGAATTCAGAGGTTTCCCTATCCTGAGAAAGCTTGATTTGGAGTTTGTGGATATCGCTATAAAGGACCTTCAAGTTATATTGTCCAATTGCTATAATCTTGGATGGCTGAGCTTAGTCAGATGCTTCCTGAATGGCGAACTAAAGTTGGATCGTCCGTTGTCCCACCTTCGACACCTAACAGTTGTATACTGTAGGGTGACCAGGATAGAATTTCATGTTACGAAGCTCGTTACCTTTGTATACGATGGACCCATTGTTCCTATTTTCATTAATCAAGATTCTAAGCTTGAAAATGCATATATATGTTTTGACAAGACAAATTTTCAAGATGGTGCCAGTTCACTCCTCAATGGTATTCCGAGCGTTCAAAATCTGACACTAAAAATTTTCGACCAGCGCTTAGAG AAGGAATCACTGTTGAATAGCCCAGGCAAGTTATCCCGTCTTAGGTGCTTACAGTTGGTAATGGGATTAGGAGTTCAAAATATCGACAAACTTTCTCGTGTAGTTTCCATTCTGAGGGCAGCTCCGCTTATCGAGAAGTTGGAGATCAAT TTTTTTCCCACTACTCACATCTGTTTTGCGGACAAGGATGCTTTGGGCAAGCAGCACCTTCAGCTGTGTGAATATAATTATCTGAAGAATATGCATATGACAGCATATAAAGGGACAACAGGTCAACTTGAATTTCTTCTGCATGTTGTGGAAAATGCCCCTGCGCTGGAGGAATTAATTGTGGACACTGCTTTACGGGATTATGAAGAGCAATACGCAGGCCTATATTGCAGAAAGAAAGCATGCGCAGAGCGCGCTGTGCAGCATGCTAGATCTTGTCTCGGTGGAAAACTTTCAGCAAAGGTGAAACTTTGTGTTATGTAG